The following coding sequences lie in one Mucilaginibacter sp. KACC 22773 genomic window:
- a CDS encoding DUF4998 domain-containing protein → MKINFKVAVFFLLYLSLAGCKKYDTDYKSFLDHHEVTYPGLASGVTYHTGNLRAVLVWHPSPDPSIKNYVVSWNNGSDSVVVNATSHSPADSITVSIPNLKEYVYTFTIVAHDNDGNKSVGQDLNNVRVYGPSYISALFNRGYNTSNPYSLNDDGTVTLNFNKADTGNVSTTMMYTNKFGVAAQKSFGPNDNSVTLTDYKLGSAISYQSAYKPTPDAVDAFPVKTADSFPTIYNIVECDKSLFKAYNLPTDVPSAYGWETYYLWDKSTGEPGFHTPGQNFPIWFTFDMGQSASLAKMKIWQRESGLYNYGNPKRFEIYGSNNPSSNGDFSNWVMLASFTSVKPSGLPVGQNTDADLAFERAGEPFTFPANLAPYRYIRFKVLETWGGGNYFHLCELTMYKTDK, encoded by the coding sequence ATGAAAATTAATTTCAAGGTTGCTGTTTTCTTTTTGCTGTACCTGTCGCTGGCCGGCTGCAAAAAGTACGATACAGACTATAAATCTTTTTTAGATCATCACGAGGTAACTTATCCTGGCTTGGCCAGCGGGGTTACCTACCATACCGGCAATTTGCGGGCCGTACTGGTTTGGCACCCCAGCCCCGATCCAAGTATCAAAAATTATGTGGTAAGCTGGAATAATGGTAGCGATTCGGTAGTTGTTAATGCTACCTCGCACAGTCCGGCCGATTCAATTACCGTATCAATCCCCAATTTGAAGGAGTATGTATATACTTTCACTATTGTGGCACATGACAACGATGGCAATAAATCGGTAGGGCAGGATTTAAACAACGTTCGGGTATACGGCCCATCGTACATCTCAGCGCTGTTTAACCGGGGCTATAACACGTCAAACCCATATTCGTTAAATGACGACGGCACCGTAACGTTAAACTTTAACAAGGCCGATACAGGTAACGTATCAACCACCATGATGTATACCAATAAGTTTGGCGTTGCTGCTCAAAAATCATTCGGGCCTAATGATAACTCGGTAACTTTAACCGATTATAAGCTGGGCAGTGCTATAAGTTACCAGTCGGCATATAAACCAACGCCCGACGCGGTAGACGCGTTTCCGGTAAAAACAGCAGATAGCTTCCCAACCATTTACAACATTGTGGAGTGCGATAAATCATTGTTCAAGGCCTATAACCTGCCAACAGATGTGCCATCGGCCTACGGCTGGGAAACTTATTACCTGTGGGATAAAAGCACCGGCGAGCCTGGTTTTCATACCCCCGGCCAAAATTTCCCTATCTGGTTCACCTTTGATATGGGGCAATCGGCATCGCTGGCCAAAATGAAAATCTGGCAGCGCGAATCGGGCCTGTATAATTACGGCAATCCAAAGCGCTTCGAAATTTACGGCAGCAACAACCCAAGCTCAAACGGCGACTTTAGCAATTGGGTAATGCTTGCCAGCTTTACCTCGGTTAAGCCATCGGGCCTGCCGGTTGGCCAAAACACTGATGCCGATCTGGCGTTTGAACGCGCCGGCGAGCCATTTACCTTCCCGGCCAATTTAGCGCCATACCGCTACATCCGGTTTAAAGTACTGGAAACATGGGGCGGCGGCAACTACTTCCACCTGTGCGAACTGACGATGTACAAAACAGATAAATAA
- a CDS encoding glycoside hydrolase family 2 TIM barrel-domain containing protein, with translation MKLHKTYRITYHVKAMVTAMLFLAVSIACQAQNLVKIERKQLFDYNWKFFQGDTASAKSRDFNDRSWRSLDLPHDWSIEGKISPKNPMGGAGGYFPAGIGWYRKTFKVPGEWKGKKVSIYFEGVYMNSEVFINGKSLGIYPYGYSSFSYDLSPFLDFNNENVIAVRVDNSQQVNSRWYSGSGIYRHVWMNITDAVHIANWGVAITTPDVSSKKATVQIKTLVKNESDLPQNIILSTWLKDANAKNAGNGQIKIELAANSEKEVAQTIIVATPQLWTPETPRLYDAQISIILNKNVVDKTETSFGIRSIKFTPENGFQLNGKTVKLNGGCVHHDNGCLGAAAFDRAEERKIELLKAAGFNAVRTSHNPPSEAFLNACDKLGLLVVDESFDCWRMGKNKQDYAQYFAQWWKRDLDAMVLRDSNHPSIVMWSIGNEIVERGSPGSVETAKMLASAIKKIDPVRPVTSAIVENGKEWATLGSLMAAHDIAGYNYHLWNAPADHKRVPSRMIVQTESYPKDAFANWKLVKNNNYVLGDFVWTAMDYLGESGIGRWYYSGDVPGEHWEHDFFPWHGAYCGDIDLIGWRKPISHYRNLLYNNTEKLYMAVREPEPDPLEIKTTWWSVWPTWESWTWPEHLGKAIKVEVYSKYPSVRLYLNDKLIGEKSTTDEQEHKAEFTVPYSPGRLKAIGVDNDKEIESTVLQTSGDAAKIKLTADRKEILANGQDLSYVTIEITDKDGILQPDAVNRLQLKIDGPGIIAGVANADMKDTDFYVGNMHKAWHGRALVIIKSTHGAGDIKLTVGSTGLSEASLNIKAFYRKSN, from the coding sequence ATGAAGTTGCATAAAACTTACCGTATTACCTATCACGTTAAAGCAATGGTTACAGCCATGCTGTTTTTGGCTGTTAGCATTGCGTGCCAGGCTCAAAATTTGGTTAAAATTGAACGAAAACAGCTATTTGATTATAACTGGAAATTTTTTCAGGGAGATACCGCATCGGCAAAATCAAGAGATTTCAACGATAGGAGTTGGCGAAGCCTTGATTTGCCGCACGATTGGAGTATTGAAGGCAAAATAAGTCCTAAAAACCCCATGGGAGGCGCCGGCGGATATTTCCCGGCAGGTATTGGCTGGTACAGGAAAACCTTCAAAGTTCCTGGTGAATGGAAAGGCAAAAAAGTCTCCATTTATTTTGAAGGGGTTTACATGAATTCTGAAGTATTTATCAATGGAAAATCACTTGGAATTTACCCTTATGGCTATTCGTCCTTTAGTTATGACCTTTCGCCTTTTTTGGACTTTAATAATGAAAATGTGATAGCGGTGCGGGTAGACAATTCGCAACAAGTAAACAGCAGGTGGTACAGTGGTTCTGGCATTTATCGCCATGTTTGGATGAATATTACCGACGCTGTGCATATAGCCAATTGGGGAGTCGCGATTACAACCCCTGACGTGTCTTCCAAAAAAGCAACTGTTCAAATAAAAACATTGGTAAAAAACGAAAGTGATTTGCCTCAAAATATTATTCTAAGCACCTGGTTAAAGGATGCAAATGCTAAAAATGCGGGAAATGGGCAAATAAAAATTGAACTGGCTGCCAATAGTGAGAAAGAGGTTGCCCAAACTATCATTGTAGCAACTCCGCAGCTATGGACACCGGAAACACCCCGTTTATACGATGCTCAAATAAGTATCATCCTAAATAAAAATGTAGTTGACAAAACCGAAACGAGTTTTGGCATACGTTCGATAAAATTTACGCCCGAAAACGGTTTCCAGCTTAATGGCAAAACAGTCAAACTCAATGGTGGGTGTGTGCACCATGATAATGGTTGCCTGGGCGCCGCCGCTTTTGACCGGGCGGAAGAACGAAAGATTGAGTTACTCAAAGCAGCAGGCTTTAACGCGGTAAGAACTTCTCATAATCCACCTTCCGAAGCTTTTTTAAATGCTTGCGACAAGTTAGGCCTATTGGTTGTTGATGAATCGTTTGACTGTTGGAGAATGGGCAAAAACAAACAGGACTATGCGCAATATTTCGCCCAATGGTGGAAACGCGACCTGGATGCTATGGTTTTGCGCGATAGTAATCACCCGTCAATTGTTATGTGGAGCATCGGTAACGAAATAGTGGAGAGGGGCAGCCCCGGATCTGTAGAGACCGCCAAAATGCTGGCCTCCGCCATAAAAAAAATAGATCCTGTTCGCCCGGTTACATCGGCCATAGTGGAAAATGGTAAGGAGTGGGCAACGCTTGGTTCCCTTATGGCAGCCCATGATATCGCCGGTTATAATTATCATTTGTGGAACGCTCCTGCCGATCATAAACGGGTGCCTTCACGAATGATCGTTCAAACTGAGTCATACCCCAAGGATGCTTTTGCCAATTGGAAGCTGGTAAAAAACAACAATTATGTTCTTGGAGATTTTGTTTGGACAGCTATGGATTATCTCGGAGAATCGGGGATAGGTCGTTGGTATTATTCGGGCGACGTGCCTGGCGAACATTGGGAGCATGATTTTTTTCCCTGGCATGGTGCCTATTGTGGCGATATTGATTTGATTGGGTGGAGAAAACCGATTTCGCATTACCGTAACCTGTTATACAATAATACCGAAAAACTCTACATGGCTGTTCGTGAACCTGAGCCGGATCCTTTGGAAATTAAAACAACGTGGTGGTCAGTATGGCCCACCTGGGAAAGCTGGACCTGGCCCGAGCATTTGGGAAAAGCCATTAAGGTAGAAGTTTATTCAAAGTATCCCAGCGTTCGGCTGTATCTCAACGATAAACTCATTGGCGAAAAGTCAACGACTGATGAACAGGAACATAAAGCGGAATTTACCGTGCCTTATTCACCTGGCCGGCTTAAAGCAATTGGTGTGGATAACGATAAGGAAATTGAATCAACCGTTTTGCAAACCTCCGGCGATGCTGCAAAAATCAAATTAACCGCAGATCGGAAAGAGATATTGGCTAATGGACAGGACTTGTCATATGTTACTATAGAGATAACTGATAAAGACGGGATACTTCAGCCAGATGCAGTGAATCGCCTGCAACTAAAAATTGACGGCCCTGGAATAATTGCCGGAGTAGCCAATGCGGATATGAAAGATACGGACTTTTACGTCGGAAATATGCATAAAGCCTGGCACGGACGTGCTTTGGTTATAATTAAAAGTACTCACGGTGCGGGTGATATTAAATTGACAGTTGGCTCAACTGGTTTATCCGAAGCTAGTTTGAACATCAAAGCATTTTACAGGAAAAGCAACTAA
- a CDS encoding RagB/SusD family nutrient uptake outer membrane protein yields the protein MKSSYYKLICVIVLCSMSLSCKKYLDVTPDNVGTLEYAFRNRNEAENYLFSCYATMTQMNNVVNDPGFATSSEIVYPNTLNDHYFNEVGFNIIRGLQTTANPSINYWDGTNGGSNLFQAIRRCNIMLENIDKPIDLSASEKKRWIAEVKFLKAYYHYYMIRLYGPIILIKTNNPVNASTADVKRSRSSVDESFAYVVSLLDDAIPDLPPVIESQATEFGRITKFIAMSVKAEVLTTAASPLFNGNPDYVNFKDNTGKLLFSSSADANKWKLAADACKAAITECEAQGLHLYNTPPTVSVGNVSDKLKKVLTLQAMITDKWEQNPELIWALNYGFGYQGFTIPRMTDKSESLASTYPSTFAVPIATAELYYTSNGVPINEDKTFDYANRYTPQTGDDANGSYIKSGYQTAKGHFNRELRFYANIGFDGGIWFGNGKLDESSAYYVQARGPYALAGPKSLSATNITGMWPKKLANYLSVYDEVFTAVDFHMPRMRLAGLYLLYAEALNESQGPVAEVFTYIDKVRARAGLGGVQASWGSYSKTPDKPNTKDGLREIIHRERRIELCFEGQAGWDLRRWKELQDVLSRPIQGWNVNEGDAANYYRPQTVIIPVFGIKDYLWPIQTSDIVVDNNLNQNPYW from the coding sequence ATGAAATCGTCATATTATAAATTGATTTGTGTGATTGTGCTGTGTTCCATGAGCCTTTCATGTAAAAAATACCTGGATGTTACCCCCGATAATGTGGGCACGCTTGAATATGCCTTCAGGAACCGTAACGAGGCCGAAAACTACCTGTTTTCGTGCTACGCTACCATGACGCAGATGAACAACGTGGTAAATGATCCGGGCTTCGCAACATCGTCAGAAATTGTGTACCCCAACACCCTTAACGACCACTACTTTAACGAGGTGGGTTTTAACATCATCAGGGGGCTGCAAACCACCGCAAACCCAAGTATCAACTACTGGGACGGCACCAACGGGGGCAGTAATTTGTTCCAGGCCATCAGGAGGTGCAACATCATGCTCGAAAACATTGATAAGCCTATTGATTTAAGCGCATCAGAAAAAAAACGATGGATTGCCGAGGTTAAATTTTTAAAGGCCTACTATCATTATTACATGATAAGGTTGTACGGCCCCATCATTTTAATAAAAACCAATAACCCGGTTAACGCCAGCACAGCCGATGTAAAACGCAGCCGCTCGTCGGTTGATGAATCATTCGCCTACGTGGTATCGTTATTGGATGATGCCATACCCGATTTGCCGCCTGTTATTGAAAGCCAGGCTACCGAGTTTGGCCGCATTACCAAATTTATTGCCATGAGTGTAAAGGCCGAGGTTTTAACCACGGCTGCAAGTCCGCTGTTTAACGGCAACCCCGACTATGTCAATTTTAAGGATAATACAGGCAAGCTGCTTTTTTCGTCAAGCGCCGATGCCAATAAATGGAAACTGGCTGCCGATGCCTGTAAAGCCGCTATAACCGAGTGCGAGGCGCAGGGCCTGCACCTGTACAACACGCCGCCAACGGTAAGTGTGGGCAATGTATCAGATAAGCTGAAAAAGGTATTAACCCTGCAGGCCATGATCACCGATAAATGGGAGCAAAACCCCGAACTGATCTGGGCCCTAAATTACGGTTTTGGATACCAGGGCTTTACTATCCCAAGGATGACGGATAAATCCGAAAGCCTGGCTTCAACCTATCCATCAACATTCGCGGTGCCCATTGCAACTGCCGAGCTGTATTATACCAGCAATGGCGTGCCCATTAACGAGGATAAAACCTTTGATTATGCCAATCGCTACACCCCGCAAACCGGCGATGATGCCAATGGATCGTACATCAAATCGGGCTATCAAACGGCAAAAGGACACTTTAACCGCGAGTTGAGGTTTTATGCCAATATTGGTTTCGACGGTGGCATCTGGTTTGGCAACGGCAAGCTTGACGAAAGCAGCGCTTATTATGTGCAGGCCCGTGGCCCTTACGCATTAGCGGGGCCTAAAAGTTTAAGCGCCACCAATATTACCGGTATGTGGCCAAAAAAATTGGCCAACTATCTGTCGGTTTATGATGAGGTTTTTACCGCGGTTGATTTTCATATGCCGCGGATGCGCCTGGCGGGCCTTTACCTGCTGTATGCCGAAGCGCTCAATGAATCGCAGGGCCCTGTTGCCGAAGTTTTTACTTACATAGATAAAGTAAGGGCAAGGGCAGGCTTGGGCGGCGTACAGGCGTCATGGGGCAGCTATTCAAAAACACCCGATAAGCCAAATACCAAAGATGGCCTGCGCGAGATCATTCACCGCGAAAGAAGGATTGAGCTGTGCTTTGAAGGCCAGGCCGGTTGGGATTTGCGCCGCTGGAAAGAATTACAGGATGTGCTGAGCAGGCCTATACAAGGCTGGAATGTTAACGAAGGCGATGCCGCGAATTACTATCGCCCGCAAACGGTTATTATACCCGTGTTTGGCATTAAGGATTATTTATGGCCTATCCAGACAAGCGATATTGTGGTGGATAACAACCTTAACCAAAACCCATACTGGTAG
- a CDS encoding DUF4959 domain-containing protein encodes MKKINNRRYLSGLLLAPVLLMMLFASCKKAESNIEVVSNDPTKPGPVTNVNVTNLNGSARLTYTLPGSKNLLYVLAKYAINDKTVRETKASYYTDTITVDGFARAQEYTVTLYAVSRANIMSDPVTVKVNPLTPNYQLVNAALNITADFGGANFFGLNPNKAPIAMHVLTFNTKTNKYDEQDPNYISTDTVNFSVRGFSAVATKFGVYTTDRFGNHSDTLFKTLTPLYETLLDKSKFYVYHLASDSPIGYGWELKYLFDGSTNEPGWHTLGAPTNQCTFGLGVTAKLSRFVLWERLNSIYSYQNIQNFTLWGTTVDNPHDSVLPKNSAPGTISGDWVNLGNFVFPPPPSGLPNNQANASDLAFVAAGVNFAIPFAAPATKYIRLDVSRTFGGLNYVNAIEVSLYGNPL; translated from the coding sequence ATGAAAAAGATCAATAACCGCAGATACCTTTCAGGTTTGCTGTTAGCGCCCGTTTTGCTCATGATGCTTTTTGCATCCTGTAAAAAAGCCGAGTCGAACATTGAGGTGGTATCCAACGATCCTACCAAACCGGGGCCTGTAACCAACGTTAACGTAACCAATTTAAACGGCAGCGCCAGGTTAACCTATACCTTACCCGGTTCAAAAAACCTGCTGTACGTTTTGGCCAAATATGCCATCAACGATAAAACCGTGCGCGAAACCAAGGCAAGCTATTATACCGATACCATTACGGTTGATGGCTTTGCCCGCGCCCAGGAGTACACGGTTACGCTATATGCCGTAAGCCGTGCCAATATCATGTCCGATCCGGTTACCGTAAAGGTAAACCCGCTTACGCCAAACTACCAGCTGGTTAACGCGGCACTAAACATTACTGCCGATTTTGGCGGCGCAAACTTTTTTGGCCTCAACCCCAATAAAGCGCCGATTGCCATGCACGTACTCACGTTTAACACCAAAACCAACAAGTACGATGAGCAGGACCCCAACTATATCAGTACCGATACCGTTAACTTTTCGGTACGTGGTTTTAGTGCAGTAGCCACCAAGTTTGGCGTTTACACAACCGACAGGTTTGGCAACCACTCAGATACCTTGTTTAAAACATTAACACCACTGTATGAAACCCTGCTGGATAAAAGCAAGTTTTATGTATACCACCTGGCCAGCGATAGCCCTATTGGTTACGGCTGGGAGTTAAAGTACCTGTTTGATGGCAGCACCAATGAGCCGGGCTGGCATACTTTAGGCGCGCCAACCAACCAGTGTACATTCGGTTTGGGTGTAACCGCCAAGCTGAGCCGCTTTGTGCTGTGGGAAAGGCTTAACAGTATCTACTCGTACCAAAACATCCAGAACTTCACCCTATGGGGCACCACGGTTGATAACCCGCATGATTCCGTTCTGCCAAAAAATTCGGCACCGGGCACCATATCCGGCGATTGGGTTAACCTGGGCAACTTCGTGTTTCCGCCGCCGCCGTCGGGTTTGCCAAATAACCAGGCCAACGCGTCAGATCTGGCCTTTGTTGCCGCGGGTGTAAACTTTGCCATCCCGTTTGCTGCGCCGGCTACCAAATATATCAGGCTGGATGTATCGCGCACATTTGGTGGCTTAAACTATGTAAACGCAATTGAGGTATCGTTATATGGCAATCCTTTGTAA
- a CDS encoding SusC/RagA family TonB-linked outer membrane protein, which translates to MKPLYIFSKLLSKNNRHLMLGRCTILFVLTLFFGSAYSQTRVTVTGKVTDTLGVKIQGATILAENVKNISTSTDENGRFVLDVPVGTSLRISFVGFTEQHVIVTADKKIFNIILKENKLIAEEVVVTAFGKKERKEALVGSVTSIKPGELKIPASNLTNALAGQAAGIIAYQRSGQPGQDNASFFIRGVTTFGYKRDPLILIDNVELSTNDLARLNVDDIASFSILKDASATALYGARGANGVILVSTKEGKEGAPKINFRSEYSSSQSTKTLDLVDPIQYMNLYNEATLTRDPKLPLPFPESKIRNTQNTINGTPGSNQYVYPAVDWLNLLFKKRATTERNNLSVSGGGNIARYYIAGAYNVDNGVLKNDIRNNNNNNVKFKNYQLRSNINVNMTKTTEVVVRLSGTFSEYNGPITTDGSFASDLYNVAIHTSPVLFPAYFPADSANLNAQHILFGNTGLTGGSTSNSISYNNPYAALLRGHKNSSESRMSAQLELNQNLKFITDGLKFRGLFNTNRYSYFTSQSAYSPFYYNVNTYDKETNKYTLTWLNPQPTGYNVAQEYLSYSPGGTQVNTFIYLQGALEYAKSFGSHTINTTLIGTQQQTLYANAGDLLSALPYRNLGLAGRVTYSFKSRYFAEFNFGYNGSERFSANHRYGFFPTIGASWVVSNEDWWTPGIVDRLKIRASHGLVGNDAIGSQRFFYQSVVQFNQGYNYAQFGINNQYERKGVTIQNYENTDVTWETSRQTNVAVEMTLLKNFNIVAEFYKNHRYDILQQRTSIPVSEGLEAPISANLGVVDSKGIDLSMDYKQNFGNSAWASIRGNFTYSNNKYSYIEEPDYKEPWRHAIGQPISRGYGYVAERLFVDDQEAANSPTQIFNGSGIKPQGGDIKYRDLNGDGKIDVLDQAYLGYPQTPEIVYGFGFSTGYKGFDLSAFFQGQARVSFFVDPTRVSPFIQSPDPYVYGNTQVLSEFANSHWSEEHQDLYAAYPRLGVNSNVISNNLQPSTWWLRDGSFMRLKSLEVGYTLPARIAKSLRVSNLRIYFNGLNLLTWSPFKLWDPEQGGNGFAYPIQKVYNIGLNVNL; encoded by the coding sequence ATGAAGCCACTTTACATTTTTAGTAAACTACTTTCAAAAAATAACAGGCACCTTATGCTGGGGCGTTGCACTATCCTTTTTGTGCTTACCCTGTTTTTTGGCAGTGCCTATTCGCAAACCAGGGTTACCGTTACAGGTAAGGTAACCGATACCCTTGGCGTAAAAATACAAGGTGCTACCATATTGGCCGAAAACGTTAAAAATATCTCGACGTCGACGGATGAGAACGGCCGCTTTGTACTGGATGTGCCTGTAGGTACATCATTACGTATAAGCTTTGTGGGTTTTACCGAGCAGCACGTAATTGTTACTGCCGATAAAAAGATATTCAACATTATCCTGAAAGAAAACAAGCTGATTGCCGAAGAAGTTGTGGTAACAGCCTTTGGTAAAAAGGAACGCAAGGAAGCGCTGGTAGGTTCGGTAACCAGCATAAAGCCCGGCGAACTTAAAATACCGGCAAGTAACTTAACCAATGCTTTGGCAGGGCAGGCAGCCGGTATTATTGCCTACCAGCGCAGTGGCCAGCCGGGGCAGGATAACGCCTCCTTCTTCATCAGGGGGGTAACTACCTTCGGTTACAAGCGCGACCCGCTTATTTTGATTGATAACGTGGAGCTATCCACCAATGACCTGGCACGCTTAAATGTGGATGATATTGCCAGCTTCTCTATCCTGAAAGATGCCAGCGCTACGGCCCTGTATGGTGCACGCGGTGCAAACGGTGTTATTTTGGTAAGCACCAAAGAAGGTAAAGAAGGCGCGCCTAAAATCAATTTCCGGTCGGAGTACTCATCCTCGCAATCAACAAAGACGTTGGACCTTGTGGACCCGATCCAGTACATGAACCTGTACAACGAGGCCACGTTAACCCGCGACCCTAAATTGCCGCTGCCTTTCCCCGAAAGCAAGATCAGGAACACGCAGAATACCATAAACGGCACGCCCGGCAGCAACCAATATGTATACCCCGCTGTGGATTGGCTTAACCTGTTGTTTAAAAAACGTGCCACTACCGAGCGTAATAACCTTAGCGTAAGCGGCGGCGGTAATATTGCCCGCTACTATATAGCAGGAGCATATAATGTGGATAACGGAGTATTAAAGAACGATATCCGCAACAATAACAACAATAACGTTAAGTTTAAAAACTACCAGTTACGTTCAAACATCAACGTAAACATGACTAAAACCACCGAGGTGGTGGTAAGGCTATCCGGTACGTTTAGCGAATATAACGGCCCCATTACTACCGATGGTTCTTTCGCATCCGATTTATATAACGTGGCCATCCATACCAGCCCCGTATTATTCCCGGCTTATTTCCCGGCCGATTCGGCAAACCTAAACGCGCAGCACATCTTGTTTGGGAATACCGGGTTAACAGGTGGCTCTACAAGCAACAGTATCTCCTATAATAACCCTTACGCGGCTTTGTTAAGGGGGCATAAAAACTCGTCAGAGTCAAGGATGTCGGCCCAGCTGGAGTTAAACCAAAACCTTAAGTTTATTACCGATGGTTTAAAGTTCAGGGGGCTATTTAATACCAACAGGTACTCTTATTTTACCTCACAATCGGCCTATTCGCCATTTTACTATAACGTTAATACCTACGATAAAGAAACCAACAAGTACACCCTTACCTGGCTTAACCCGCAGCCAACCGGCTACAACGTAGCGCAGGAATACCTGAGCTATTCGCCCGGCGGCACACAGGTAAATACCTTTATTTATTTACAGGGAGCGTTGGAGTATGCCAAATCATTCGGCAGCCATACCATAAATACAACCTTAATTGGTACACAACAGCAAACGCTGTACGCCAATGCCGGCGATTTGTTATCGGCCTTGCCGTATCGTAACCTTGGTTTGGCAGGCAGGGTAACCTACTCTTTTAAAAGCAGGTATTTTGCCGAGTTTAACTTTGGCTATAACGGCTCAGAACGCTTTTCGGCCAATCACCGTTATGGTTTCTTCCCAACCATTGGTGCATCATGGGTAGTATCTAACGAAGACTGGTGGACACCGGGTATCGTCGATCGTTTAAAAATCCGCGCCAGCCATGGCCTGGTGGGTAACGATGCCATTGGTTCGCAGCGTTTCTTCTACCAATCGGTAGTGCAGTTTAATCAGGGTTATAATTACGCGCAGTTTGGCATCAATAACCAGTACGAGCGTAAAGGGGTAACCATCCAAAACTACGAGAATACCGATGTAACCTGGGAAACCTCGAGGCAAACCAACGTTGCCGTTGAAATGACACTTTTGAAAAATTTCAACATCGTGGCCGAGTTTTATAAAAACCACCGCTACGATATTTTGCAACAACGTACCAGCATCCCTGTAAGCGAAGGTCTGGAGGCACCAATCAGCGCCAACCTTGGCGTGGTTGATTCAAAGGGTATCGATTTATCTATGGATTATAAACAAAACTTTGGCAACAGCGCCTGGGCATCAATCCGTGGTAACTTTACCTACTCCAATAACAAATACAGCTACATTGAGGAGCCCGACTATAAAGAACCATGGCGCCACGCTATTGGCCAGCCCATCAGCCGCGGCTACGGCTACGTTGCCGAACGTTTGTTTGTTGACGACCAGGAAGCGGCAAACTCGCCAACCCAGATCTTTAACGGCAGCGGTATTAAACCGCAGGGCGGCGATATTAAATACCGCGATTTAAATGGCGACGGTAAAATTGATGTGCTTGACCAGGCGTATCTTGGTTATCCGCAAACACCCGAAATTGTGTATGGCTTCGGTTTTTCAACCGGCTATAAAGGCTTTGACCTTTCGGCATTTTTCCAGGGACAGGCAAGGGTATCGTTCTTTGTCGACCCAACCAGGGTAAGCCCTTTTATCCAGAGTCCTGATCCTTATGTTTACGGCAATACACAGGTATTAAGCGAGTTTGCCAACAGCCACTGGAGCGAAGAGCACCAGGATTTGTATGCAGCCTATCCGCGCCTGGGTGTTAACTCAAACGTGATATCAAACAACCTGCAGCCAAGCACCTGGTGGCTGCGCGATGGCAGCTTTATGCGCCTTAAATCATTAGAAGTTGGTTATACACTGCCTGCACGCATAGCCAAATCATTAAGGGTATCTAACTTAAGAATTTACTTTAACGGCCTGAATTTGCTTACCTGGAGCCCCTTCAAACTATGGGATCCTGAGCAGGGTGGTAACGGCTTTGCGTACCCGATACAAAAAGTATACAACATAGGCTTAAACGTGAATTTATAA